A single region of the Caretta caretta isolate rCarCar2 chromosome 25, rCarCar1.hap1, whole genome shotgun sequence genome encodes:
- the DIRAS1 gene encoding GTP-binding protein Di-Ras1, with protein sequence MPEQSNDYRVVVFGAGGVGKSSLVLRFVKGTFRDTYIPTIEDTYRQVISCDKSVCTLQITDTTGSHQFPAMQRLSISKGHAFILVFSVTSKQSLEELKPIYQQILQIKGSVDSIPIMLVGNKCDETQREVETKEGEAVAKEWKCAFMETSAKMNYNVKELFQELLNLEKRRNMSLNIDGKRSSKQKRTDKIKGKCSLM encoded by the coding sequence ATGCCCGAGCAAAGCAATGACTACCGGGTGGTGGTGTTTGGAGCCGGCGGTGTCGGCAAGAGCTCCCTGGTTTTGCGCTTTGTGAAGGGGACGTTCCGGGACACGTACATCCCCACCATTGAAGACACCTACCGGCAGGTCATCAGCTGCGACAAGAGCGTCTGCACCCTGCAGATCACCGACACCACAGGTAGCCACCAGTTCCCGGCCATGCAGCGCCTCTCCATCTCCAAAGGCCACGCCTTCATCCTGGTCTTCTCCGTTACCAGCAAGCAGTCCCTGGAGGAGCTGAAACCCATCTACCAGCAGATCCTGCAGATCAAGGGCAGCGTGGACAGCATCCCCATCATGCTGGTCGGCAACAAGTGTGACGAGACCCAGCGGGAGGTGGAGACCAAGGAAGGGGAGGCTGTGGCCAAGGAGTGGAAGTGCGCCTTCATGGAGACCTCGGCCAAGATGAATTACAATGTCAAGGAGCTCTTCCAGGAGCTGCTCAacctggagaagaggaggaacaTGAGCCTCAACATCGACGGCAAGCGGTCCAGCAAGCAGAAGAGGACAGACAAAATCAAGGGGAAATGCAGCCTTATGTAA